The Flexivirga oryzae DNA window CGGCGCCGACGTCGTTTACGTCGTCGACTCCGCGGGCGCTATGGTGCCCGCGCAGGCTGCGGCCCGTGTCGCGGCGCTGCGGTCGGCCATCGACGCCGACCTCGGCTTCCACGCACACAACAATCTCGGTGTGGGCATCGCCAACGCACTCGCCGCCGCCGATAACGGTGCAACCTTCATCGACGGCTCACTGCGTGGCCTCGGCGCCAGCGCTGGCAACGCCCAAACCGAAGTGCTGGCAGCGGCTTTCGACCGCGCAGGGTGGCAGACCGACGTCGACCTGTTCGAACTGATCGACACCGCCGAACACATCGTCGCACCGCTGATGAAGGAACCGCAGATCGTCGACGAGACCGCACTTGTCCTCGGTTACGCAGGCGTGTATTCGACGTTCTTCCATCCGACCAAACGCGCAGCGAAGAAGTTCGGCGTGCCCACCCGCGACATCCTGCTCGAACTCGGCAAGCGCGGTGTGATCGGCGGTCAGGAAGACATGATCATCGACGTCGCCTCCGAGCTGGCCGGACGCACCTACGAGACCCCCGCCGTCGCGGCCGTCTAGAGGAGTTATCCACTAATGACAACGCAATTCGACGCCGCGCACCTCATCGGCGACAAGTGGCTGCCCGCCTCCGACGGTGCCACATTTGAGACCCGTGACCCGCACGACGGTTCGTTGCTCGGCACCGTTCCGAAGGGGACGGCCGCCGACGGCGAGGCCGCAATCACCGCCGCGCGGTCGGCTTTCGACGACGGTCCGTGGTCCACCATGGCTCCGAAGGAGCGTGCGAGGATCCTGCACGCCGTCGCCGACAATCTCGACGCGCATCGAGAAGAGCTGGCGCAGTTGGAGACTCGTGACGGCGGTAAAACCATCACGCAGTCGCTGCACGCCGAGATCCCACGGGTCGCACACAATCTGCGGTTCTTTGCCGACTATGTGTCGATGGCCGCCAACGAGGCGTACCCGGACGGCGATCTGCTCTCTTATGTGCTGTACCCGCCTGCGGGCGTGGTGTCGGCGATCAGCCCGTGGAATGCCCCGCTGATGCTTGCGACGTGGAAGATCGCTCCCGCCTTGGCATTCGGCAACACCGTGGTGCTCAAGCCGGCCCCGCAGACGCCGCTGACGGCACATCGGTTCGCGGAGCTGGCGCTCGAAGCAGGTCTGCCACCGGGCGTGCTGAACGTGGTGCATGGATTCGGCGGCGAAGCGGTCGCTGGACCGCTCACTTCCGACCGTCGTGTCGACCGGATCACTTTCACCGGGTCGAGCGCGACCGGCGTCAAGATCCTGCAGTCGGCAGCGCTCAACCACACCCCGGTGTCAGCGGAGATGGGCGGTAAATCGGCGAACATCATCTTCGAAGACGCGGATCTCGATGTGGCAGTGCCGATGTCGCTGCGTGCGATCTTCGGTGGCAACGGCCAGGTCTGTCTGTCCGGATCGCGGCTCCTTGTGCAGAACTCGATTCGGGAAGAATTCGTCGCGCGCTTCGCCGAGGAAGCTGCGAAGCTGACTGTCGGAGATCCCAAGGACCCCGATACCTTCATGGGGCCGCTCATCGAGCAGCGCCACCTCGACAAGGTGCATGGCTACGTCGAACTCGCCCAGTCGGAGGGAGGTAAGGTTCTCACCGGCGGCGAACGACTCGCCGACGCGTCGCACTCGGCTGGTTTCTACTATCCGCCGACGGTGATCACCGGGCTGACCAACGAATCCCGCACGGCCCGCGAGGAGATCTTCGGTCCGGTCGAGACAGTCCTCGGCTTCGACACCGAGGAGCAAGCGTTGGCCATCACCAACGACTCGCCCTACGGACTCGCCGGAATGCTGTTCACGCAGAATCTCGACCGAGCACATCGGATGGCGGCGCGCTGGAAGGCGGGCACGGTGTGGATCAACACATTCTTCGAACGCGATCTACGGCTGCCGTTCGGCGGCGAGGGCATCAGCGGATTGGGACGCGAAGGCGGTCAGTACTCCCGCGAATTCTTCACTGAACCCCGCGCTGTCACCATCCGACTGCGGCAGGCATAGTGTCCGGCGAAGTCTGCGTTGTCGTCGGCGCGACGGGCGCGATGGGCGAGGTCATCACTGAACGTCTCACCGCGCAGGGGTATCGAGTGCTCGCGGTGGCCCGCAGCGGGGAGCAGCTCGACAAGCTCTGCGCCACAAATGATTCCGTGATCGGCTGCGTCGCCGACATCGGGTCCGACGCCGCGGTCGACACGATCAGCGCCGCCCTCGACGCCCCGGTACGCATGGCCGTGTTCGCCGCAGGCCTGCCGGTGCGTGGCTCGGCCGACACCATCGAGCCGTCGGCGCTCGCGACGGCGGCAAACATCAAAGTGGCTGGGCCGCTGCGGTTGTTGCACGCAGTACGTGACCGGCTGGCGTTCGATTCGCGGTTTGTGGTGGTAGCCGGGTCCCTCGGCGTCGAGCCAGGGCCGCTCGACGCCGGTCCGGGGACGGCGAATGCGGCGCTGCTCAACCTGATGCGGCAGATCAGTGCCCTGTACGGCCCCAAAGGCGTCACGACGCATGTGGTTGCGCCGGGCCCCATTGACACACCACGACTAAGAGCTCTCGTGCAGACTCAGGCAGACGAGTCCGGTACATCGTACGAGGAGATCTGGAGCAGGTACGTCGCCAAGACCACGCTGGGCAGGCTGCCTACACTCGACGAAATCGGTTGGCTGGTAACCACTTTGCTTGCGCCAGAGGCGGCGGTACTGCACGGTGCGGTACTCGCCGCCGACGGCGGTACGCGGCACGGAATCGTCTGATCGGAGAAGGAGAACACTCATGCCCATTGCCCATTTTCATGTGCCGGCAGCCACATTCGACGCCGAGCAGGAACGGGAACTGCTCGAACGGGCCAGCGCGACCTACTCGCGGGTGCTCGACTCGCCGATCGAACGGGTCCGCGCCTTCCTGGTGCACTACCCAGCGTCGTCGATCGCCGTCGGTGGAATTGTCGACAACGACTCTCCCGCACCGTACTTCACCGCGATCGTGCTCGCCGGTCGCAGCGTGGAACAACGCCACGAATTGCTGACCGCATTGACCGATGACATCGTCGACACCCTCGGCGTCGACGTCTCTGGCGTGCGCGGCCAGATCATCGAGGTGTCGCCGGACAACTGGGGCATCGCCGGGCGGCCCGCCAGCGGTGTACGGGCAACAGAAATCGCTGACCGAGCGGCGTCGGCAACCGCATAAGAGCGGCGAATCAACTAAAGAATCCCCGAAGCCTGGGGCTTCGGGGATTCTTGTTGTGATCACCGAGTAGTGCTCACAAGAGGCCCGCTAGTGGCGCGTGTTGAAAGTAGTTTGGTGATCGGGGTGGTGGGACAATCGGTGTATGCGCGCCGAGCCGGTTCTGATATCTGAGTCTGATCGTGAGTTGTTGAAGGCCTGGCTGCGGACGCCGTCAATGCCGTCCGGGCTGGTGACGCGAGCGCGGATTGTGTTGTGGGCTTCGGAGGGTGTCACGATGGCGGCGATCGCGCAGCGGTTGTCGATCTCGCGGCCGACGGTGACGTTGTGGTGTCAGCGGTTTCGCGAGCTGGGGCCGCAGGGGTTGGCGGATCAGCCGCGCTCGGGGCGGCCGGCGACGGTGGACCGGGAGAAGGTGATCGCGGCAACGTTGACGCCTCCTCCGGCGAGTTTGGGTGTGACGCACTGGTCCTCGCGGCTGCTCGCCAAGCGTTTGAAGCTCGATCATGGGCAGGTCGCGAAGGTGTGGCGGGAGATGGGGATCAAGCCGTGGGGTGAGAACACGTTCAAGTTCTCCACTGACCCGGAGCTTGAGGCGAAGGTCATCGATGTCGTCGGGTTGTATCTGGCGCCGCCCGAGGGGGCGGTGGTGATCTGCATCGATGAGAAGACGCAGATTCAGGCTCTCGATCGCACGCAGCCGGCGTTGCCGATGGCTCCGAATCACCCGGCCGCGCGCACGCACGATTACATTCGGCACGGCACGACCAGCCTGTTCGCCGGATTGGAGATCGGAACGGGCAGGGTCGTCGGGCAGTGCTATGACCGGCACACCCATAAGGAGTTCCTCGCGTTCCTCAAGAAGGTCGCCAACGCGTACCCCGAGGTTGAGCTGCATCTGGTGATGGACAACTACGCCACCCATAAGAAGCAGGAGGTGAAGGACTGGCTCGCCGAGAACCCTCGGATTACAGTCCATTTCACTCCGACGTCGGCGTCGTGGATGAACATGGTCGAGATCTGGTTCTCGATCATCGAACGTCAAGCGATCCACCGCGGCACCTTCCGATCGGTCCGCGAGCTGAAGGCGGCGATCCGTGCGTTCATCAATGGCTGGAACCCGCGCTCGCAGCCGTTCGTCTGGACCAAGACTGCGGAGCAGATCCTCACGAAGATCGATCGCAAGAAGACTTCAGCCACGGGCCACTAGGGCGTGTCTCCTAATAGTCGCGACCAGCGGAAGCATGCCTGCAGGACCACGCCGGCCCGGTAGGTGATGGCGAGTTTGTCGTAGCGGGTGGCCAAACCGCGCCACTGCTTGGTGTCGCTGAACGATCTCTCAACGACGTTGCGGCCCTTGTAGATTTCGGCGTCGAATGCGGGCGGCCGGCCACCGGAAGTGCCCTTGCGTCGGCGGGCGTCGATCTCGGTGATCTTCTGCGGGATCACAGTTTTGATGCCCCGACCGGCCAGCATCCGCCGGTTCACACCACTGGTGTAGGCCCGGTCAGCGACCACCACGTCCGGCCGGGTACGCGGACGCCCCCGTCCCTGCCGGGGCACCCGAATGTCCGCGAGGACCTCACCGAGCATCGCACCATCGTTGCGTTGCCCACCGGTGACGACCAGCGCCAACGGACGCCCGTGACCGTCGACCGCGGCATGAATCTTGGTCGTCAGACCACCGCGAGAACGACCAATCCCGTGCCCGGCCGGTTCCCGGTCACCCCCGAGTGGGCTCGCAACGAACCCGACCGGCAGATTCGTGTAGTTCGACCGTGCCCCCTGTGTCCTGATCAGGGCGGGAGGTGTTCGTACCGTGCTGATGAGCACGGCTGATCGTGGCATCCACCGATACCGTCCAGTCGATCTTGCCTGCCGCGTCCGCCTCCGCCAACAGGCTCGCGAGCACCGCGTCCCAGGTCCCGTCCCGGGCGTAACGGCGATGCCGCTTCCAGACCGTCTTTCACGAACCGAACGCCTCGGACGGGAGATCCCGCCACGGAATCCCCGTCCGATACCGGTAGACGATCCCGTTCACCACTCGCCGGCTGTCCTGAAACGGCCGCCCACGCCGCCCCGCATTCGACGGAAGCAACGGCTCGATCCGAGCCCACCGCTCATCGGACAGCACCTCGTACCTCGATGAACTCACCGAGCAATCATCACCGAACCGCGACCGGAAATTGGGAGACACGCCCTAGGTCGCTGGTGTTTTTCGTGGCGTGGCGGTCCGTGTTGCTTGGTGCTGGGTTCGGGAGGATTGGCCTGTGACGTTGGGAGTGACTCCGAGCCAGGCTGATTTGTTCCGTTCGACGACCGCGTTCTGCGAGCCGCGGATCGGCGAAGACTCGATCTACGGGTTGTTGCACCGGCAGTGCCACCGGTTGTTCCCGGACGAGATGTTCGCGGACTTGTTCACCGATGTTGGTCGCCGGTCGGTACCGCCGATGATCGTGGCGGTGGTGATGGTGTTGCAACGTTTCGAGGGGTGCAGTGACCGGGAAGCGGTCGACCGGTTCGCGTTCGACGCCCGGTGGAAGTACGCGGCGGGCGGGCTGGACTTCGATTACCCGGGATTCGTGCACACGGTGCTGGTTGATATGCGGGCCCGGCTGGCCGCCTCGGATGCGCCGGACCGGATCTTCGATGCCGTGCTGCAGGTGGCCAAGGCTGCCGGACTGGTCGGGCGTAAACGGGTGCTGGACTCCACCCCGTTGTATGACGCGGTCGCCACGATGGACACGGTCACGTTGATCCGGTCGGCGATCCGTGGGCTGCTCAAGGCGTGTGATGCGCAGTTGGGGGCGCGGGTCCGGGACGTGCTGGCCCGTGATGATGACTACGTGGGCGCGGGGAAACCGGCCTGTGACTGGGACGACCAGGTCGCCCGGGCGGTGTTGGTCGATGAGTTGGCTCGGGACGGGATGGCCGCCCTGGCCGTGTTGGAGGGGCGGACGGTCAGTGAACCGGTGGCCGCGGCGGGGCAGTTGCTGGCCACCGTGCTGGGGCAGGACCTGGAACAAGACGCTGACGGGGTGTTCGCGATCGCGCGGCGGGTCGCCAAAGATCGGGTGATCTCCACGGTCGACCCGCAGGCCCGGCACGGGCACAAGACCGCCGCACGCTCCTTCGACGGGTACAAGGGGCACCTGGGCCTCGACCCGGACAGTGAGATCATCACCGCTACCGGCGTGACCCCGGGCAACACCGGTGATGCCGCGGCCGCACAAGACCTGATCGCTGATCTCCTCGACACCGACGATCACGATGCCGGCGATCACGGCGACGCGGATGAGCCTGGCGTGTATGGGGATAACGCGTACGGGACTGGGCCGATCCACGACTTGCTGGAGGCTGCCGGGATCGATGACAAGTGCAAGACCCAGTCGCCGTCCAATACTGGTGGCCTGTTCGCCAAGGACGAGTTCGAGGTGGACTTGGACGCTGACACGGTGACCTGCCCGGCGGGGCAAGTCTCGCCGATCCGGCGCGGGAAGGGTGGTGCCGGCACGGCACGTTTCGGGGCGGCGTGTGCCGAGTGCCCGCTACGGGAGCAGTGCACTACCTCCGCGAAGGGCCGCACCATCAAGGTCGGCGCCTATGAACGGCAGCTGACCGATGCCCGCGGGCGGCAACAGGACCCGGGATGGGTGGCCGACTACCGGGCTACCCGCCCGAAGGTCGAACGCAAGATCGGGCACCTGATGCGCCGCAAGCACGGCGGGCGCAGGGCACGGGTCCGCGGCACGA harbors:
- the dmpG gene encoding 4-hydroxy-2-oxovalerate aldolase — encoded protein: MSTHPLGAVTLVDTTLRDGMSSVSHQFTPENVAAIAAGLDRAGVKTIEVAHGIGLGASSIQYGFAAATDPDYVRAAVDAVENADIAALYVPGIATLPELGKAIDAGIKTVRVAVHCTEADCGQQPIEWAKEQGLTVMTFLMMSHKLEPDALAEQAVKLDSYGADVVYVVDSAGAMVPAQAAARVAALRSAIDADLGFHAHNNLGVGIANALAAADNGATFIDGSLRGLGASAGNAQTEVLAAAFDRAGWQTDVDLFELIDTAEHIVAPLMKEPQIVDETALVLGYAGVYSTFFHPTKRAAKKFGVPTRDILLELGKRGVIGGQEDMIIDVASELAGRTYETPAVAAV
- a CDS encoding aldehyde dehydrogenase — translated: MTTQFDAAHLIGDKWLPASDGATFETRDPHDGSLLGTVPKGTAADGEAAITAARSAFDDGPWSTMAPKERARILHAVADNLDAHREELAQLETRDGGKTITQSLHAEIPRVAHNLRFFADYVSMAANEAYPDGDLLSYVLYPPAGVVSAISPWNAPLMLATWKIAPALAFGNTVVLKPAPQTPLTAHRFAELALEAGLPPGVLNVVHGFGGEAVAGPLTSDRRVDRITFTGSSATGVKILQSAALNHTPVSAEMGGKSANIIFEDADLDVAVPMSLRAIFGGNGQVCLSGSRLLVQNSIREEFVARFAEEAAKLTVGDPKDPDTFMGPLIEQRHLDKVHGYVELAQSEGGKVLTGGERLADASHSAGFYYPPTVITGLTNESRTAREEIFGPVETVLGFDTEEQALAITNDSPYGLAGMLFTQNLDRAHRMAARWKAGTVWINTFFERDLRLPFGGEGISGLGREGGQYSREFFTEPRAVTIRLRQA
- a CDS encoding SDR family oxidoreductase, with the protein product MSGEVCVVVGATGAMGEVITERLTAQGYRVLAVARSGEQLDKLCATNDSVIGCVADIGSDAAVDTISAALDAPVRMAVFAAGLPVRGSADTIEPSALATAANIKVAGPLRLLHAVRDRLAFDSRFVVVAGSLGVEPGPLDAGPGTANAALLNLMRQISALYGPKGVTTHVVAPGPIDTPRLRALVQTQADESGTSYEEIWSRYVAKTTLGRLPTLDEIGWLVTTLLAPEAAVLHGAVLAADGGTRHGIV
- a CDS encoding tautomerase family protein; this translates as MPIAHFHVPAATFDAEQERELLERASATYSRVLDSPIERVRAFLVHYPASSIAVGGIVDNDSPAPYFTAIVLAGRSVEQRHELLTALTDDIVDTLGVDVSGVRGQIIEVSPDNWGIAGRPASGVRATEIADRAASATA
- a CDS encoding IS630 family transposase, which produces MRAEPVLISESDRELLKAWLRTPSMPSGLVTRARIVLWASEGVTMAAIAQRLSISRPTVTLWCQRFRELGPQGLADQPRSGRPATVDREKVIAATLTPPPASLGVTHWSSRLLAKRLKLDHGQVAKVWREMGIKPWGENTFKFSTDPELEAKVIDVVGLYLAPPEGAVVICIDEKTQIQALDRTQPALPMAPNHPAARTHDYIRHGTTSLFAGLEIGTGRVVGQCYDRHTHKEFLAFLKKVANAYPEVELHLVMDNYATHKKQEVKDWLAENPRITVHFTPTSASWMNMVEIWFSIIERQAIHRGTFRSVRELKAAIRAFINGWNPRSQPFVWTKTAEQILTKIDRKKTSATGH
- a CDS encoding IS1182 family transposase, whose product is MTLGVTPSQADLFRSTTAFCEPRIGEDSIYGLLHRQCHRLFPDEMFADLFTDVGRRSVPPMIVAVVMVLQRFEGCSDREAVDRFAFDARWKYAAGGLDFDYPGFVHTVLVDMRARLAASDAPDRIFDAVLQVAKAAGLVGRKRVLDSTPLYDAVATMDTVTLIRSAIRGLLKACDAQLGARVRDVLARDDDYVGAGKPACDWDDQVARAVLVDELARDGMAALAVLEGRTVSEPVAAAGQLLATVLGQDLEQDADGVFAIARRVAKDRVISTVDPQARHGHKTAARSFDGYKGHLGLDPDSEIITATGVTPGNTGDAAAAQDLIADLLDTDDHDAGDHGDADEPGVYGDNAYGTGPIHDLLEAAGIDDKCKTQSPSNTGGLFAKDEFEVDLDADTVTCPAGQVSPIRRGKGGAGTARFGAACAECPLREQCTTSAKGRTIKVGAYERQLTDARGRQQDPGWVADYRATRPKVERKIGHLMRRKHGGRRARVRGTTKVAADFSLLAAAVNLVRLSVLAVTFTTGQGWAATA